Proteins encoded in a region of the Homo sapiens chromosome 20, GRCh38.p14 Primary Assembly genome:
- the HNF4A gene encoding hepatocyte nuclear factor 4-alpha isoform X1: MRLSKTLVDMDMADYSAALDPAYTTLEFENVQVLTMGNDTSPSEGTNLNAPNSLGVSALCAICGDRATGKHYGASSCDGCKGFFRRSVRKNHMYSCRFSRQCVVDKDKRNQCRYCRLKKCFRAGMKKEAVQNERDRISTRRSSYEDSSLPSINALLQAEVLSRQITSPVSGINGDIRAKKIASIADVCESMKEQLLVLVEWAKYIPAFCELPLDDQVALLRAHAGEHLLLGATKRSMVFKDVLLLGNDYIVPRHCPELAEMSRVSIRILDELVLPFQELQIDDNEYAYLKAIIFFDPDAKGLSDPGKIKRLRSQVQVSLEDYINDRQYDSRGRFGELLLLLPTLQSITWQMIEQIQFIKLFGMAKIDNLLQEMLLGGSPSDAPHAHHPLHPHLMQEHMGTNVIVANTMPTHLSNGQMCEWPRPRGQAATPETPQPSPPGGSGSEPYKLLPGAVATIVKPLSAIPQPTITKQEVI; the protein is encoded by the exons ACACGTCCCCATCAGAAGGCACCAACCTCAACGCGCCCAACAGCCTGGGTGTCAGCGCCCTGTGTGCCATCTGCGGGGACCGGGCCACGGGCAAACACTACGGTGCCTCGAGCTGTGACGGCTGCAAGGGCTTCTTCCGGAGGAGCGTGCGGAAGAACCACATGTACTCCTGCAG ATTTAGCCGGCAGTGCGTGGTGGACAAAGACAAGAGGAACCAGTGCCGCTACTGCAGGCTCAAGAAATGCTTCCGGGCTGGCATGAAGAAGGAAG CCGTCCAGAATGAGCGGGACCGGATCAGCACTCGAAGGTCAAGCTATGAGGACAGCAGCCTGCCCTCCATCAATGCGCTCCTGCAGGCGGAGGTCCTGTCCCGACAG ATCACCTCCCCCGTCTCCGGGATCAACGGCGACATTCGGGCGAAGAAGATTGCCAGCATCGCAGATGTGTGTGAGTCCATGAAGGAGCAGCTGCTGGTTCTCGTTGAGTGGGCCAAGTACATCCCAGCTTTCTGCGAGCTCCCCCTGGACGACCAG GTGGCCCTGCTCAGAGCCCATGCTGGCGAGCACCTGCTGCTCGGAGCCACCAAGAGATCCATGGTGTTCAAGGACGTGCTGCTCCTAG GCAATGACTACATTGTCCCTCGGCACTGCCCGGAGCTGGCGGAGATGAGCCGGGTGTCCATACGCATCCTTGACGAGCTGGTGCTGCCCTTCCAGGAGCTGCAGATCGATGACAATGAGTATGCCTACCTCAAAGCCATCATCTTCTTTGACCCAG ATGCCAAGGGGCTGAGCGATCCAGGGAAGATCAAGCGGCTGCGTTCCCAGGTGCAGGTGAGCTTGGAGGACTACATCAACGACCGCCAGTATGACTCGCGTGGCCGCTTTggagagctgctgctgctgctgcccaccTTGCAGAGCATCACCTGGCAGATGATCGAGCAGATCCAGTTCATCAAGCTCTTCGGCATGGCCAAGATTGACAACCTGTTGCAGGAGATGCTGCTGGGAG GGTCCCCCAGCGATGCACCCCATGCCCACCACCCCCTGCACCCTCACCTGATGCAGGAACATATGGGAACCAACGTCATCGTTGCCAACACAATGCCCACTCACCTCAGCAACGGACAGATGTGTGAGTGGCCCCGACCCAGGGGACAGGCAG CCACCCCTGAGACCCCACAGCCCTCACCGCCAGGTGGCTCAGGGTCTGAGCCCTATAAGCTCCTGCCGGGAGCCGTCGCCACAATCGTCAAGCCCCTCTCTGCCATCCCCCAGCCGACCATCACCAAGCAGGAAGTTATCTAG
- the HNF4A gene encoding hepatocyte nuclear factor 4-alpha isoform 5 (isoform 5 is encoded by transcript variant 5), translating to MVSVNAPLGAPVESSYDTSPSEGTNLNAPNSLGVSALCAICGDRATGKHYGASSCDGCKGFFRRSVRKNHMYSCRFSRQCVVDKDKRNQCRYCRLKKCFRAGMKKEAVQNERDRISTRRSSYEDSSLPSINALLQAEVLSRQITSPVSGINGDIRAKKIASIADVCESMKEQLLVLVEWAKYIPAFCELPLDDQVALLRAHAGEHLLLGATKRSMVFKDVLLLGNDYIVPRHCPELAEMSRVSIRILDELVLPFQELQIDDNEYAYLKAIIFFDPDAKGLSDPGKIKRLRSQVQVSLEDYINDRQYDSRGRFGELLLLLPTLQSITWQMIEQIQFIKLFGMAKIDNLLQEMLLGGSPSDAPHAHHPLHPHLMQEHMGTNVIVANTMPTHLSNGQMCEWPRPRGQAATPETPQPSPPGGSGSEPYKLLPGAVATIVKPLSAIPQPTITKQEVI from the exons ACACGTCCCCATCAGAAGGCACCAACCTCAACGCGCCCAACAGCCTGGGTGTCAGCGCCCTGTGTGCCATCTGCGGGGACCGGGCCACGGGCAAACACTACGGTGCCTCGAGCTGTGACGGCTGCAAGGGCTTCTTCCGGAGGAGCGTGCGGAAGAACCACATGTACTCCTGCAG ATTTAGCCGGCAGTGCGTGGTGGACAAAGACAAGAGGAACCAGTGCCGCTACTGCAGGCTCAAGAAATGCTTCCGGGCTGGCATGAAGAAGGAAG CCGTCCAGAATGAGCGGGACCGGATCAGCACTCGAAGGTCAAGCTATGAGGACAGCAGCCTGCCCTCCATCAATGCGCTCCTGCAGGCGGAGGTCCTGTCCCGACAG ATCACCTCCCCCGTCTCCGGGATCAACGGCGACATTCGGGCGAAGAAGATTGCCAGCATCGCAGATGTGTGTGAGTCCATGAAGGAGCAGCTGCTGGTTCTCGTTGAGTGGGCCAAGTACATCCCAGCTTTCTGCGAGCTCCCCCTGGACGACCAG GTGGCCCTGCTCAGAGCCCATGCTGGCGAGCACCTGCTGCTCGGAGCCACCAAGAGATCCATGGTGTTCAAGGACGTGCTGCTCCTAG GCAATGACTACATTGTCCCTCGGCACTGCCCGGAGCTGGCGGAGATGAGCCGGGTGTCCATACGCATCCTTGACGAGCTGGTGCTGCCCTTCCAGGAGCTGCAGATCGATGACAATGAGTATGCCTACCTCAAAGCCATCATCTTCTTTGACCCAG ATGCCAAGGGGCTGAGCGATCCAGGGAAGATCAAGCGGCTGCGTTCCCAGGTGCAGGTGAGCTTGGAGGACTACATCAACGACCGCCAGTATGACTCGCGTGGCCGCTTTggagagctgctgctgctgctgcccaccTTGCAGAGCATCACCTGGCAGATGATCGAGCAGATCCAGTTCATCAAGCTCTTCGGCATGGCCAAGATTGACAACCTGTTGCAGGAGATGCTGCTGGGAG GGTCCCCCAGCGATGCACCCCATGCCCACCACCCCCTGCACCCTCACCTGATGCAGGAACATATGGGAACCAACGTCATCGTTGCCAACACAATGCCCACTCACCTCAGCAACGGACAGATGTGTGAGTGGCCCCGACCCAGGGGACAGGCAG CCACCCCTGAGACCCCACAGCCCTCACCGCCAGGTGGCTCAGGGTCTGAGCCCTATAAGCTCCTGCCGGGAGCCGTCGCCACAATCGTCAAGCCCCTCTCTGCCATCCCCCAGCCGACCATCACCAAGCAGGAAGTTATCTAG
- the HNF4A gene encoding hepatocyte nuclear factor 4-alpha isoform 9 (isoform 9 is encoded by transcript variant 9), with protein sequence MSDWGQGFPQDPPDTSPSEGTNLNAPNSLGVSALCAICGDRATGKHYGASSCDGCKGFFRRSVRKNHMYSCRFSRQCVVDKDKRNQCRYCRLKKCFRAGMKKEAVQNERDRISTRRSSYEDSSLPSINALLQAEVLSRQITSPVSGINGDIRAKKIASIADVCESMKEQLLVLVEWAKYIPAFCELPLDDQVALLRAHAGEHLLLGATKRSMVFKDVLLLGNDYIVPRHCPELAEMSRVSIRILDELVLPFQELQIDDNEYAYLKAIIFFDPDAKGLSDPGKIKRLRSQVQVSLEDYINDRQYDSRGRFGELLLLLPTLQSITWQMIEQIQFIKLFGMAKIDNLLQEMLLGGSPSDAPHAHHPLHPHLMQEHMGTNVIVANTMPTHLSNGQMCEWPRPRGQAATPETPQPSPPGGSGSEPYKLLPGAVATIVKPLSAIPQPTITKQEVI encoded by the exons ACACGTCCCCATCAGAAGGCACCAACCTCAACGCGCCCAACAGCCTGGGTGTCAGCGCCCTGTGTGCCATCTGCGGGGACCGGGCCACGGGCAAACACTACGGTGCCTCGAGCTGTGACGGCTGCAAGGGCTTCTTCCGGAGGAGCGTGCGGAAGAACCACATGTACTCCTGCAG ATTTAGCCGGCAGTGCGTGGTGGACAAAGACAAGAGGAACCAGTGCCGCTACTGCAGGCTCAAGAAATGCTTCCGGGCTGGCATGAAGAAGGAAG CCGTCCAGAATGAGCGGGACCGGATCAGCACTCGAAGGTCAAGCTATGAGGACAGCAGCCTGCCCTCCATCAATGCGCTCCTGCAGGCGGAGGTCCTGTCCCGACAG ATCACCTCCCCCGTCTCCGGGATCAACGGCGACATTCGGGCGAAGAAGATTGCCAGCATCGCAGATGTGTGTGAGTCCATGAAGGAGCAGCTGCTGGTTCTCGTTGAGTGGGCCAAGTACATCCCAGCTTTCTGCGAGCTCCCCCTGGACGACCAG GTGGCCCTGCTCAGAGCCCATGCTGGCGAGCACCTGCTGCTCGGAGCCACCAAGAGATCCATGGTGTTCAAGGACGTGCTGCTCCTAG GCAATGACTACATTGTCCCTCGGCACTGCCCGGAGCTGGCGGAGATGAGCCGGGTGTCCATACGCATCCTTGACGAGCTGGTGCTGCCCTTCCAGGAGCTGCAGATCGATGACAATGAGTATGCCTACCTCAAAGCCATCATCTTCTTTGACCCAG ATGCCAAGGGGCTGAGCGATCCAGGGAAGATCAAGCGGCTGCGTTCCCAGGTGCAGGTGAGCTTGGAGGACTACATCAACGACCGCCAGTATGACTCGCGTGGCCGCTTTggagagctgctgctgctgctgcccaccTTGCAGAGCATCACCTGGCAGATGATCGAGCAGATCCAGTTCATCAAGCTCTTCGGCATGGCCAAGATTGACAACCTGTTGCAGGAGATGCTGCTGGGAG GGTCCCCCAGCGATGCACCCCATGCCCACCACCCCCTGCACCCTCACCTGATGCAGGAACATATGGGAACCAACGTCATCGTTGCCAACACAATGCCCACTCACCTCAGCAACGGACAGATGTGTGAGTGGCCCCGACCCAGGGGACAGGCAG CCACCCCTGAGACCCCACAGCCCTCACCGCCAGGTGGCTCAGGGTCTGAGCCCTATAAGCTCCTGCCGGGAGCCGTCGCCACAATCGTCAAGCCCCTCTCTGCCATCCCCCAGCCGACCATCACCAAGCAGGAAGTTATCTAG
- the HNF4A gene encoding hepatocyte nuclear factor 4-alpha isoform 10 (isoform 10 is encoded by transcript variant 10): MSDWGQGFPQDPPDTSPSEGTNLNAPNSLGVSALCAICGDRATGKHYGASSCDGCKGFFRRSVRKNHMYSCRFSRQCVVDKDKRNQCRYCRLKKCFRAGMKKEAVQNERDRISTRRSSYEDSSLPSINALLQAEVLSRQITSPVSGINGDIRAKKIASIADVCESMKEQLLVLVEWAKYIPAFCELPLDDQVALLRAHAGEHLLLGATKRSMVFKDVLLLGNDYIVPRHCPELAEMSRVSIRILDELVLPFQELQIDDNEYAYLKAIIFFDPDAKGLSDPGKIKRLRSQVQVSLEDYINDRQYDSRGRFGELLLLLPTLQSITWQMIEQIQFIKLFGMAKIDNLLQEMLLGGPCQAQEGRGWSGDSPGDRPHTVSSPLSSLASPLCRFGQVA; encoded by the exons ACACGTCCCCATCAGAAGGCACCAACCTCAACGCGCCCAACAGCCTGGGTGTCAGCGCCCTGTGTGCCATCTGCGGGGACCGGGCCACGGGCAAACACTACGGTGCCTCGAGCTGTGACGGCTGCAAGGGCTTCTTCCGGAGGAGCGTGCGGAAGAACCACATGTACTCCTGCAG ATTTAGCCGGCAGTGCGTGGTGGACAAAGACAAGAGGAACCAGTGCCGCTACTGCAGGCTCAAGAAATGCTTCCGGGCTGGCATGAAGAAGGAAG CCGTCCAGAATGAGCGGGACCGGATCAGCACTCGAAGGTCAAGCTATGAGGACAGCAGCCTGCCCTCCATCAATGCGCTCCTGCAGGCGGAGGTCCTGTCCCGACAG ATCACCTCCCCCGTCTCCGGGATCAACGGCGACATTCGGGCGAAGAAGATTGCCAGCATCGCAGATGTGTGTGAGTCCATGAAGGAGCAGCTGCTGGTTCTCGTTGAGTGGGCCAAGTACATCCCAGCTTTCTGCGAGCTCCCCCTGGACGACCAG GTGGCCCTGCTCAGAGCCCATGCTGGCGAGCACCTGCTGCTCGGAGCCACCAAGAGATCCATGGTGTTCAAGGACGTGCTGCTCCTAG GCAATGACTACATTGTCCCTCGGCACTGCCCGGAGCTGGCGGAGATGAGCCGGGTGTCCATACGCATCCTTGACGAGCTGGTGCTGCCCTTCCAGGAGCTGCAGATCGATGACAATGAGTATGCCTACCTCAAAGCCATCATCTTCTTTGACCCAG ATGCCAAGGGGCTGAGCGATCCAGGGAAGATCAAGCGGCTGCGTTCCCAGGTGCAGGTGAGCTTGGAGGACTACATCAACGACCGCCAGTATGACTCGCGTGGCCGCTTTggagagctgctgctgctgctgcccaccTTGCAGAGCATCACCTGGCAGATGATCGAGCAGATCCAGTTCATCAAGCTCTTCGGCATGGCCAAGATTGACAACCTGTTGCAGGAGATGCTGCTGGGAGGTCCGTGCCAAGCCCAGGAGGGGCGGGGTTGGAGTGGGGACTCCCCAGGAGACAGGCCTCACACAGTGAGCTCACCCCTCAGCTCCTTGGCTTCCCCACTGTGCcgctttgggcaagttgcttaa
- the HNF4A gene encoding hepatocyte nuclear factor 4-alpha isoform X2, with protein sequence MRLSKTLVDMDMADYSAALDPAYTTLEFENVQVLTMGNDTSPSEGTNLNAPNSLGVSALCAICGDRATGKHYGASSCDGCKGFFRRSVRKNHMYSCRFSRQCVVDKDKRNQCRYCRLKKCFRAGMKKEAVQNERDRISTRRSSYEDSSLPSINALLQAEVLSRQITSPVSGINGDIRAKKIASIADVCESMKEQLLVLVEWAKYIPAFCELPLDDQVALLRAHAGEHLLLGATKRSMVFKDVLLLGNDYIVPRHCPELAEMSRVSIRILDELVLPFQELQIDDNEYAYLKAIIFFDPDAKGLSDPGKIKRLRSQVQVSLEDYINDRQYDSRGRFGELLLLLPTLQSITWQMIEQIQFIKLFGMAKIDNLLQEMLLGGSPSDAPHAHHPLHPHLMQEHMGTNVIVANTMPTHLSNGQMSTPETPQPSPPGGSGSEPYKLLPGAVATIVKPLSAIPQPTITKQEVI encoded by the exons ACACGTCCCCATCAGAAGGCACCAACCTCAACGCGCCCAACAGCCTGGGTGTCAGCGCCCTGTGTGCCATCTGCGGGGACCGGGCCACGGGCAAACACTACGGTGCCTCGAGCTGTGACGGCTGCAAGGGCTTCTTCCGGAGGAGCGTGCGGAAGAACCACATGTACTCCTGCAG ATTTAGCCGGCAGTGCGTGGTGGACAAAGACAAGAGGAACCAGTGCCGCTACTGCAGGCTCAAGAAATGCTTCCGGGCTGGCATGAAGAAGGAAG CCGTCCAGAATGAGCGGGACCGGATCAGCACTCGAAGGTCAAGCTATGAGGACAGCAGCCTGCCCTCCATCAATGCGCTCCTGCAGGCGGAGGTCCTGTCCCGACAG ATCACCTCCCCCGTCTCCGGGATCAACGGCGACATTCGGGCGAAGAAGATTGCCAGCATCGCAGATGTGTGTGAGTCCATGAAGGAGCAGCTGCTGGTTCTCGTTGAGTGGGCCAAGTACATCCCAGCTTTCTGCGAGCTCCCCCTGGACGACCAG GTGGCCCTGCTCAGAGCCCATGCTGGCGAGCACCTGCTGCTCGGAGCCACCAAGAGATCCATGGTGTTCAAGGACGTGCTGCTCCTAG GCAATGACTACATTGTCCCTCGGCACTGCCCGGAGCTGGCGGAGATGAGCCGGGTGTCCATACGCATCCTTGACGAGCTGGTGCTGCCCTTCCAGGAGCTGCAGATCGATGACAATGAGTATGCCTACCTCAAAGCCATCATCTTCTTTGACCCAG ATGCCAAGGGGCTGAGCGATCCAGGGAAGATCAAGCGGCTGCGTTCCCAGGTGCAGGTGAGCTTGGAGGACTACATCAACGACCGCCAGTATGACTCGCGTGGCCGCTTTggagagctgctgctgctgctgcccaccTTGCAGAGCATCACCTGGCAGATGATCGAGCAGATCCAGTTCATCAAGCTCTTCGGCATGGCCAAGATTGACAACCTGTTGCAGGAGATGCTGCTGGGAG GGTCCCCCAGCGATGCACCCCATGCCCACCACCCCCTGCACCCTCACCTGATGCAGGAACATATGGGAACCAACGTCATCGTTGCCAACACAATGCCCACTCACCTCAGCAACGGACAGATGT CCACCCCTGAGACCCCACAGCCCTCACCGCCAGGTGGCTCAGGGTCTGAGCCCTATAAGCTCCTGCCGGGAGCCGTCGCCACAATCGTCAAGCCCCTCTCTGCCATCCCCCAGCCGACCATCACCAAGCAGGAAGTTATCTAG
- the HNF4A gene encoding hepatocyte nuclear factor 4-alpha isoform 7 (isoform 7 is encoded by transcript variant 7), whose translation MILLPLRLARLRHPLRHHWSISGGVDSSPQGDTSPSEGTNLNAPNSLGVSALCAICGDRATGKHYGASSCDGCKGFFRRSVRKNHMYSCRFSRQCVVDKDKRNQCRYCRLKKCFRAGMKKEAVQNERDRISTRRSSYEDSSLPSINALLQAEVLSRQITSPVSGINGDIRAKKIASIADVCESMKEQLLVLVEWAKYIPAFCELPLDDQVALLRAHAGEHLLLGATKRSMVFKDVLLLGNDYIVPRHCPELAEMSRVSIRILDELVLPFQELQIDDNEYAYLKAIIFFDPDAKGLSDPGKIKRLRSQVQVSLEDYINDRQYDSRGRFGELLLLLPTLQSITWQMIEQIQFIKLFGMAKIDNLLQEMLLGGSPSDAPHAHHPLHPHLMQEHMGTNVIVANTMPTHLSNGQMCEWPRPRGQAATPETPQPSPPGGSGSEPYKLLPGAVATIVKPLSAIPQPTITKQEVI comes from the exons ACACGTCCCCATCAGAAGGCACCAACCTCAACGCGCCCAACAGCCTGGGTGTCAGCGCCCTGTGTGCCATCTGCGGGGACCGGGCCACGGGCAAACACTACGGTGCCTCGAGCTGTGACGGCTGCAAGGGCTTCTTCCGGAGGAGCGTGCGGAAGAACCACATGTACTCCTGCAG ATTTAGCCGGCAGTGCGTGGTGGACAAAGACAAGAGGAACCAGTGCCGCTACTGCAGGCTCAAGAAATGCTTCCGGGCTGGCATGAAGAAGGAAG CCGTCCAGAATGAGCGGGACCGGATCAGCACTCGAAGGTCAAGCTATGAGGACAGCAGCCTGCCCTCCATCAATGCGCTCCTGCAGGCGGAGGTCCTGTCCCGACAG ATCACCTCCCCCGTCTCCGGGATCAACGGCGACATTCGGGCGAAGAAGATTGCCAGCATCGCAGATGTGTGTGAGTCCATGAAGGAGCAGCTGCTGGTTCTCGTTGAGTGGGCCAAGTACATCCCAGCTTTCTGCGAGCTCCCCCTGGACGACCAG GTGGCCCTGCTCAGAGCCCATGCTGGCGAGCACCTGCTGCTCGGAGCCACCAAGAGATCCATGGTGTTCAAGGACGTGCTGCTCCTAG GCAATGACTACATTGTCCCTCGGCACTGCCCGGAGCTGGCGGAGATGAGCCGGGTGTCCATACGCATCCTTGACGAGCTGGTGCTGCCCTTCCAGGAGCTGCAGATCGATGACAATGAGTATGCCTACCTCAAAGCCATCATCTTCTTTGACCCAG ATGCCAAGGGGCTGAGCGATCCAGGGAAGATCAAGCGGCTGCGTTCCCAGGTGCAGGTGAGCTTGGAGGACTACATCAACGACCGCCAGTATGACTCGCGTGGCCGCTTTggagagctgctgctgctgctgcccaccTTGCAGAGCATCACCTGGCAGATGATCGAGCAGATCCAGTTCATCAAGCTCTTCGGCATGGCCAAGATTGACAACCTGTTGCAGGAGATGCTGCTGGGAG GGTCCCCCAGCGATGCACCCCATGCCCACCACCCCCTGCACCCTCACCTGATGCAGGAACATATGGGAACCAACGTCATCGTTGCCAACACAATGCCCACTCACCTCAGCAACGGACAGATGTGTGAGTGGCCCCGACCCAGGGGACAGGCAG CCACCCCTGAGACCCCACAGCCCTCACCGCCAGGTGGCTCAGGGTCTGAGCCCTATAAGCTCCTGCCGGGAGCCGTCGCCACAATCGTCAAGCCCCTCTCTGCCATCCCCCAGCCGACCATCACCAAGCAGGAAGTTATCTAG
- the HNF4A gene encoding hepatocyte nuclear factor 4-alpha isoform 6 (isoform 6 is encoded by transcript variant 6), which translates to MVSVNAPLGAPVESSYDTSPSEGTNLNAPNSLGVSALCAICGDRATGKHYGASSCDGCKGFFRRSVRKNHMYSCRFSRQCVVDKDKRNQCRYCRLKKCFRAGMKKEAVQNERDRISTRRSSYEDSSLPSINALLQAEVLSRQITSPVSGINGDIRAKKIASIADVCESMKEQLLVLVEWAKYIPAFCELPLDDQVALLRAHAGEHLLLGATKRSMVFKDVLLLGNDYIVPRHCPELAEMSRVSIRILDELVLPFQELQIDDNEYAYLKAIIFFDPDAKGLSDPGKIKRLRSQVQVSLEDYINDRQYDSRGRFGELLLLLPTLQSITWQMIEQIQFIKLFGMAKIDNLLQEMLLGGPCQAQEGRGWSGDSPGDRPHTVSSPLSSLASPLCRFGQVA; encoded by the exons ACACGTCCCCATCAGAAGGCACCAACCTCAACGCGCCCAACAGCCTGGGTGTCAGCGCCCTGTGTGCCATCTGCGGGGACCGGGCCACGGGCAAACACTACGGTGCCTCGAGCTGTGACGGCTGCAAGGGCTTCTTCCGGAGGAGCGTGCGGAAGAACCACATGTACTCCTGCAG ATTTAGCCGGCAGTGCGTGGTGGACAAAGACAAGAGGAACCAGTGCCGCTACTGCAGGCTCAAGAAATGCTTCCGGGCTGGCATGAAGAAGGAAG CCGTCCAGAATGAGCGGGACCGGATCAGCACTCGAAGGTCAAGCTATGAGGACAGCAGCCTGCCCTCCATCAATGCGCTCCTGCAGGCGGAGGTCCTGTCCCGACAG ATCACCTCCCCCGTCTCCGGGATCAACGGCGACATTCGGGCGAAGAAGATTGCCAGCATCGCAGATGTGTGTGAGTCCATGAAGGAGCAGCTGCTGGTTCTCGTTGAGTGGGCCAAGTACATCCCAGCTTTCTGCGAGCTCCCCCTGGACGACCAG GTGGCCCTGCTCAGAGCCCATGCTGGCGAGCACCTGCTGCTCGGAGCCACCAAGAGATCCATGGTGTTCAAGGACGTGCTGCTCCTAG GCAATGACTACATTGTCCCTCGGCACTGCCCGGAGCTGGCGGAGATGAGCCGGGTGTCCATACGCATCCTTGACGAGCTGGTGCTGCCCTTCCAGGAGCTGCAGATCGATGACAATGAGTATGCCTACCTCAAAGCCATCATCTTCTTTGACCCAG ATGCCAAGGGGCTGAGCGATCCAGGGAAGATCAAGCGGCTGCGTTCCCAGGTGCAGGTGAGCTTGGAGGACTACATCAACGACCGCCAGTATGACTCGCGTGGCCGCTTTggagagctgctgctgctgctgcccaccTTGCAGAGCATCACCTGGCAGATGATCGAGCAGATCCAGTTCATCAAGCTCTTCGGCATGGCCAAGATTGACAACCTGTTGCAGGAGATGCTGCTGGGAGGTCCGTGCCAAGCCCAGGAGGGGCGGGGTTGGAGTGGGGACTCCCCAGGAGACAGGCCTCACACAGTGAGCTCACCCCTCAGCTCCTTGGCTTCCCCACTGTGCcgctttgggcaagttgcttaa
- the HNF4A gene encoding hepatocyte nuclear factor 4-alpha isoform 3 (isoform 3 is encoded by transcript variant 3), giving the protein MRLSKTLVDMDMADYSAALDPAYTTLEFENVQVLTMGNDTSPSEGTNLNAPNSLGVSALCAICGDRATGKHYGASSCDGCKGFFRRSVRKNHMYSCRFSRQCVVDKDKRNQCRYCRLKKCFRAGMKKEAVQNERDRISTRRSSYEDSSLPSINALLQAEVLSRQITSPVSGINGDIRAKKIASIADVCESMKEQLLVLVEWAKYIPAFCELPLDDQVALLRAHAGEHLLLGATKRSMVFKDVLLLGNDYIVPRHCPELAEMSRVSIRILDELVLPFQELQIDDNEYAYLKAIIFFDPDAKGLSDPGKIKRLRSQVQVSLEDYINDRQYDSRGRFGELLLLLPTLQSITWQMIEQIQFIKLFGMAKIDNLLQEMLLGGPCQAQEGRGWSGDSPGDRPHTVSSPLSSLASPLCRFGQVA; this is encoded by the exons ACACGTCCCCATCAGAAGGCACCAACCTCAACGCGCCCAACAGCCTGGGTGTCAGCGCCCTGTGTGCCATCTGCGGGGACCGGGCCACGGGCAAACACTACGGTGCCTCGAGCTGTGACGGCTGCAAGGGCTTCTTCCGGAGGAGCGTGCGGAAGAACCACATGTACTCCTGCAG ATTTAGCCGGCAGTGCGTGGTGGACAAAGACAAGAGGAACCAGTGCCGCTACTGCAGGCTCAAGAAATGCTTCCGGGCTGGCATGAAGAAGGAAG CCGTCCAGAATGAGCGGGACCGGATCAGCACTCGAAGGTCAAGCTATGAGGACAGCAGCCTGCCCTCCATCAATGCGCTCCTGCAGGCGGAGGTCCTGTCCCGACAG ATCACCTCCCCCGTCTCCGGGATCAACGGCGACATTCGGGCGAAGAAGATTGCCAGCATCGCAGATGTGTGTGAGTCCATGAAGGAGCAGCTGCTGGTTCTCGTTGAGTGGGCCAAGTACATCCCAGCTTTCTGCGAGCTCCCCCTGGACGACCAG GTGGCCCTGCTCAGAGCCCATGCTGGCGAGCACCTGCTGCTCGGAGCCACCAAGAGATCCATGGTGTTCAAGGACGTGCTGCTCCTAG GCAATGACTACATTGTCCCTCGGCACTGCCCGGAGCTGGCGGAGATGAGCCGGGTGTCCATACGCATCCTTGACGAGCTGGTGCTGCCCTTCCAGGAGCTGCAGATCGATGACAATGAGTATGCCTACCTCAAAGCCATCATCTTCTTTGACCCAG ATGCCAAGGGGCTGAGCGATCCAGGGAAGATCAAGCGGCTGCGTTCCCAGGTGCAGGTGAGCTTGGAGGACTACATCAACGACCGCCAGTATGACTCGCGTGGCCGCTTTggagagctgctgctgctgctgcccaccTTGCAGAGCATCACCTGGCAGATGATCGAGCAGATCCAGTTCATCAAGCTCTTCGGCATGGCCAAGATTGACAACCTGTTGCAGGAGATGCTGCTGGGAGGTCCGTGCCAAGCCCAGGAGGGGCGGGGTTGGAGTGGGGACTCCCCAGGAGACAGGCCTCACACAGTGAGCTCACCCCTCAGCTCCTTGGCTTCCCCACTGTGCcgctttgggcaagttgcttaa